A genomic window from Maylandia zebra isolate NMK-2024a linkage group LG20, Mzebra_GT3a, whole genome shotgun sequence includes:
- the LOC112436623 gene encoding uncharacterized protein LOC112436623 — protein MSSVQNLREFIKERLTSAAEEIFSEFEKTIVRYEEEIRQLRLLDIRPGIKSHNTGLDDQQFCDHERSSSLNQEDPEPLQTKEEQEEISTNQGGEQLALKQEDEGINVWTGEQLDLLWKPGSRLTRFGLDDQQFCDQERSSSLNQEDPEPLQTKEEQEEISTNQEGEQLALKQEDEGINVWTGEQLDLLWKPGSRLTRFDLPQQHDCKENEDLDDPQVCSQERNSSLDQQNTDPPQTKEEQEEISTNQEGEQLALKQETKGIIIWTGQELGIMWNPEVKLHRIGMQNFNR, from the exons ATGTCTTCAGTTCAGAATCTTAGAGAGTTTATCAAGGAGAGATTAACTTCTGCTGCAGAAGAAATCTTCTCAGAGTTTGAAAAAACGATCGTCCGGTATGAGGAAGAGATCCGTCAGCTAAGACTGCTTGATATCAGACCCGGGATAAAGTCACACAATACAG GTCTGGATGATCAGCAGTTCTGTGACCATGAGAGGAGCTCCAGTCTCAACCAGGAGGACCCAGAGCCTCTACAGActaaagaggaacaggaggaaatCTCCACCAATCAGGGAGGAGAGCAGCTTGCACTGAAGCAGGAGGATGAAGGGATTAATGTCTGGACCGGAGAACAGCTGGATTTGTTGTGGAAACCTGGATCACGGCTGACCAGATTTG GTCTGGATGATCAGCAGTTCTGTGACCAGGAGAGGAGCTCCAGTCTCAACCAGGAGGACCCAGAGCCTCTACAGActaaagaggaacaggaggaaatCTCCACCAATCAGGAAGGAGAGCAGCTTGCACTGAAGCAGGAGGATGAAGGGATTAATGTCTGGACCGGAGAACAGCTGGATTTGTTGTGGAAACCTGGATCACGGCTGACCAGATTTG ATCTCCCACAGCAACATGATTGTAAGGAAAATGAGGATCTGGATGACCCGCAGGTCTGTAGCCAGGAAAGGAACTCCAGTCTGGACCAGCAGAACACAGATCCTCCACAGActaaagaggaacaggaggaaatCTCCACCAATCAGGAAGGAGAGCAGCTTGCACTGAAGCAGGAAACCAAAGGCATCATCATCTGGACCGGGCAGGAGCTGGGCATCATGTGGAACCCTGAAGTAAAGTTGCACAGAATAGGTATGCAAAACTTTAATAGATAG